The proteins below come from a single Ruegeria sp. SCSIO 43209 genomic window:
- a CDS encoding pyruvate carboxylase, protein MTDFKKILIANRGEIAIRVMRAANEMGKRTVAVFAEEDKLGLHRFKADEAYRIGADLGPVAAYLSIDEIIRVAKESGADAIHPGYGLLSENPDFVDACVQNGITFIGPKAETMRALGDKASARKVAIAADVPVIPATEVLGDDMVAIKAEAAEIGYPLMLKASWGGGGRGMRPILSEDELEEKVLEGRREAEAAFGNGEGYLEKMITRARHVEVQILGDKHGEIYHLYERDCSVQRRNQKVVERAPAPYLTEEQRAEICELGRRICAHVNYECAGTVEFLMDMNTGKFYFIEVNPRVQVEHTVTEEVTGIDIVQAQILIAEGKTLIEATGKATQSDIRLNGHALQTRVTTEDPLNNFIPDYGRITAYRSATGMGIRLDGGTAYAGGVITRYYDSLLTKVTAWAPTPEKAIARMDRALREFRVRGVSTNIAFVENLLKHPTFLSNEYTTKFIDETPDLFQFKKRRDRGTKVLNYIADITVNGHPETKDRPMPRPDLKEARPPAPKAEPQMGTRNLLEQKGPQAVADWMKAQRQLLITDTTMRDGHQSLLATRMRSIDMIKVAPSYAANLPQLFSVECWGGATFDVAYRFLQECPWQRLRDLREAMPNLMTQMLLRGANGVGYTNYPDNVVQEFVRQAAKGVDVFRVFDSLNWVENMRVAMDAVIENNKICEGTVCYTGDILDPDRAKYDLKYYVGMAKELRDAGAHVLGLKDMAGLLKPASAKILIRALKEEVGLPIHFHTHDTAGIASATILAASEAGVDAVDCAMDSFSGNTSQATLGTVVEALRHTERDTGLDIKAIREISDYFEAVRGQYAAFESSLQAPASEVYLHEMPGGQFTNLKAQARSLGLEERWHEVAQMYADVNQMFGDIVKVTPSSKVVGDMALMMVSQNMTRAQVEDPNTDVAFPESVVDMMRGNLGQPPGGFPDTIIQKVLKDEAPNTERPGKHVEAVDLEATRADLSKQLEGKEIDDEDLNGYLMYPKVFLDYMGRHRTYGPVRTLPTRTFFYGMEPGEEITAEIDPGKTLEIRCQAIGETDENGEVRVFFELNGQPRVIRVPNRLVKASTAQRPKAEVGNPNHIGAPMPGVVATVAAVTGQEVKEGDLLLTIEAMKMETGIHAERDAVVKAVHVQPGGQIDAKDLLVELE, encoded by the coding sequence ATGACAGACTTCAAGAAAATCCTGATTGCCAATCGCGGCGAGATTGCCATCCGTGTGATGCGGGCAGCCAACGAGATGGGCAAGCGCACCGTCGCGGTCTTCGCCGAGGAGGACAAGTTGGGCCTGCACCGGTTCAAGGCGGATGAGGCCTATCGCATTGGCGCAGATCTGGGACCGGTTGCGGCGTATCTGTCGATTGACGAGATCATCCGGGTGGCCAAAGAAAGCGGCGCAGATGCGATCCACCCCGGTTACGGTTTGCTGTCCGAAAACCCGGATTTCGTGGATGCCTGTGTTCAGAACGGCATCACCTTCATCGGACCCAAGGCCGAGACCATGCGCGCGCTTGGCGACAAGGCCAGCGCTCGGAAAGTGGCGATTGCCGCCGACGTTCCGGTTATCCCGGCGACCGAGGTGTTGGGCGACGACATGGTAGCCATCAAGGCCGAGGCAGCCGAGATCGGCTATCCGCTGATGCTGAAAGCGTCTTGGGGCGGTGGCGGACGCGGGATGCGCCCGATCCTGTCCGAGGATGAGCTGGAAGAGAAAGTGCTGGAAGGCCGCCGCGAAGCCGAGGCCGCCTTTGGCAACGGTGAGGGCTATCTGGAAAAGATGATTACCCGTGCCCGCCATGTTGAGGTGCAGATTCTCGGCGATAAGCACGGTGAGATATACCACCTCTATGAACGCGATTGTTCGGTCCAGCGCCGCAACCAGAAGGTCGTGGAACGCGCGCCTGCCCCGTACCTGACCGAAGAACAGCGCGCCGAAATCTGCGAGCTGGGCCGCCGTATCTGCGCCCATGTGAACTATGAATGCGCGGGCACCGTCGAGTTCCTGATGGATATGAACACCGGCAAGTTCTACTTCATCGAAGTGAACCCGCGCGTGCAGGTGGAACACACCGTCACCGAGGAAGTCACCGGCATCGACATCGTGCAGGCTCAGATCCTGATCGCCGAGGGCAAGACCCTGATCGAGGCCACCGGCAAGGCCACGCAGTCCGACATTCGCCTGAACGGCCACGCGCTGCAGACCCGCGTGACCACCGAGGACCCACTAAACAACTTCATCCCCGACTATGGCCGCATCACCGCCTATCGCTCGGCCACCGGCATGGGCATTCGTCTGGATGGCGGCACCGCTTATGCAGGCGGGGTGATCACGCGGTATTACGATTCGCTGCTGACCAAGGTGACCGCTTGGGCCCCAACGCCAGAAAAGGCGATTGCGCGGATGGACCGTGCGCTGCGGGAATTCCGTGTGCGCGGTGTTTCCACCAACATCGCATTTGTCGAAAACCTGCTAAAGCACCCGACTTTCCTGTCGAATGAATACACCACCAAATTCATCGATGAGACACCGGACCTGTTCCAGTTCAAGAAACGCCGCGACCGGGGCACCAAGGTTCTGAACTATATCGCCGACATCACTGTGAACGGGCATCCCGAAACCAAGGATCGCCCGATGCCGCGCCCCGACCTGAAAGAGGCCAGGCCCCCCGCGCCCAAGGCCGAACCGCAGATGGGCACCCGCAACCTGCTGGAGCAAAAAGGCCCGCAGGCGGTGGCTGACTGGATGAAGGCGCAGCGTCAGCTGCTGATCACCGACACCACCATGCGCGACGGGCACCAGTCGCTGCTGGCAACCCGGATGCGCTCGATCGATATGATCAAAGTAGCACCTAGCTATGCTGCGAACTTGCCGCAGCTATTCAGCGTCGAATGCTGGGGCGGTGCAACCTTCGATGTCGCCTATCGCTTCCTGCAGGAATGCCCTTGGCAGCGCCTGCGTGATCTGCGTGAGGCGATGCCAAACCTGATGACCCAGATGCTGCTGCGCGGGGCGAACGGGGTTGGCTATACCAACTATCCCGATAACGTGGTGCAGGAGTTTGTGCGTCAGGCGGCCAAGGGTGTCGACGTGTTCCGCGTGTTCGACTCGCTGAACTGGGTCGAGAACATGCGCGTCGCCATGGACGCGGTGATCGAAAACAACAAGATCTGTGAAGGCACCGTTTGCTATACCGGCGATATTCTGGACCCGGACCGTGCTAAGTATGACCTCAAATACTATGTCGGAATGGCCAAGGAACTGCGTGACGCTGGCGCACATGTGCTGGGCCTGAAGGATATGGCCGGACTGCTGAAACCGGCCTCCGCCAAGATCCTGATCCGGGCGCTGAAGGAAGAGGTCGGGCTGCCGATCCACTTCCACACCCATGACACCGCAGGCATTGCAAGCGCCACCATTCTGGCCGCCTCCGAGGCCGGTGTGGACGCGGTGGATTGCGCGATGGACAGTTTCAGCGGCAACACCTCTCAGGCAACGCTCGGCACCGTGGTCGAGGCGTTGCGCCATACCGAGCGAGACACCGGGCTGGACATCAAGGCCATCCGTGAGATCAGCGACTATTTCGAGGCAGTGCGTGGCCAATACGCGGCCTTCGAGTCCAGCCTGCAGGCCCCGGCCTCCGAGGTATATCTGCACGAAATGCCTGGTGGTCAGTTTACCAACCTCAAGGCACAGGCGCGTTCGCTTGGACTCGAAGAACGCTGGCACGAGGTTGCTCAGATGTATGCGGACGTGAACCAGATGTTCGGCGATATCGTCAAGGTGACGCCGTCGTCCAAGGTGGTCGGTGACATGGCGCTGATGATGGTCAGCCAGAACATGACCCGCGCGCAGGTCGAAGACCCGAACACTGATGTCGCCTTCCCCGAATCGGTGGTGGACATGATGCGCGGCAATCTGGGTCAGCCTCCGGGCGGGTTCCCCGATACCATCATCCAGAAGGTCCTGAAGGACGAGGCCCCCAACACCGAACGCCCCGGCAAGCATGTCGAAGCGGTCGATCTCGAGGCCACCCGCGCCGATTTGTCCAAACAGCTTGAGGGCAAAGAGATCGATGACGAGGACCTGAACGGATATCTGATGTATCCCAAGGTGTTCCTCGACTATATGGGCCGTCACCGCACTTATGGCCCGGTCCGTACCCTCCCCACGCGTACCTTCTTTTACGGCATGGAGCCGGGCGAGGAGATCACCGCCGAGATCGATCCCGGCAAGACGCTGGAGATTCGCTGTCAGGCCATCGGCGAGACGGACGAGAATGGCGAGGTTCGCGTGTTCTTCGAACTCAACGGTCAGCCCCGCGTGATCCGCGTGCCGAACCGTTTGGTGAAAGCATCAACCGCTCAGCGGCCAAAGGCCGAAGTTGGTAACCCCAACCATATCGGCGCGCCAATGCCGGGTGTCGTTGCAACTGTTGCCGCTGTCACAGGTCAAGAAGTCAAAGAAGGCGATCTGCTGCTGACCATCGAAGCGATGAAGATGGAAACAGGTATCCACGCCGAGCGCGACGCGGTGGTCAAGGCCGTTCACGTCCAGCCCGGAGGTCAAATCGACGCCAAGGATCTGCTGGTCGAACTGGAATAA
- a CDS encoding MAPEG family protein, with translation MLTITPIYAALIAFLYVALSVNVIRQRRVGKISVGDHGDKAMIKAMRTHANCAEYAPFALLLIAMVELQDAGGWLVNLLGMLLLAGRLLHAYGFGKTPQIIILRQIGMGLTFTAILLAAMANLVLAV, from the coding sequence ATGCTGACCATCACCCCGATCTACGCCGCGTTGATCGCATTTCTGTACGTCGCACTCAGCGTGAATGTCATTCGGCAACGCCGGGTGGGCAAAATATCGGTCGGGGATCATGGCGACAAGGCCATGATCAAGGCAATGCGAACGCATGCGAACTGCGCCGAATACGCTCCCTTTGCTTTGCTGCTTATCGCCATGGTCGAACTGCAAGATGCTGGCGGCTGGCTTGTGAACCTGCTGGGGATGTTACTTTTGGCGGGCAGGCTTCTGCACGCTTATGGTTTTGGCAAGACCCCACAGATCATCATCCTGCGCCAGATCGGAATGGGTCTGACCTTTACGGCCATATTGCTGGCGGCCATGGCGAATCTTGTTCTGGCTGTATGA
- a CDS encoding GNAT family N-acetyltransferase has product MSDYVIRALTADELQTAVDWAGQEGWNPGLHDAVCFRSSDPEGFKGGFLDGQMIASASAVNYDDAYAFLGFYIVRPEFRGSGYGLQVAEAVKAHCQDRNMGMDGVVEQQDNYRKFGFELAYDNYRFAGTVGGILDALGRVEDTRVRPINALTDDLKSYDRGLFPAARDTFLRGWLEAPSHVSRVFEENGRIKGYATLRRCLSGYKVGPLFANNPQIAQALLVSLLTTLPADQAKAEVFIDKPNPNAQAMELAKQLGLTKVFETGRMYSSHAPDIDLERIYGITTFELG; this is encoded by the coding sequence ATGTCCGATTACGTCATTCGCGCCTTAACAGCAGACGAACTTCAAACCGCTGTAGATTGGGCGGGACAGGAAGGCTGGAACCCCGGGCTGCACGACGCGGTCTGTTTTCGCAGTTCGGACCCCGAAGGATTCAAGGGCGGTTTCCTGGACGGCCAGATGATCGCGTCCGCTTCCGCCGTGAACTACGATGATGCCTACGCGTTCCTAGGCTTCTACATCGTGCGACCCGAGTTTCGCGGCTCGGGATACGGATTGCAGGTCGCCGAAGCGGTCAAGGCACATTGCCAGGATCGTAACATGGGCATGGATGGTGTGGTCGAACAGCAGGACAACTATCGGAAATTCGGCTTTGAACTGGCGTATGACAATTATCGATTCGCGGGCACCGTCGGCGGCATCCTGGATGCCTTGGGTCGCGTGGAGGACACTCGGGTTCGTCCAATCAACGCACTAACCGATGATCTAAAGTCGTATGACCGAGGCCTGTTCCCCGCCGCGCGCGACACGTTCTTGCGCGGCTGGTTGGAGGCACCCAGCCACGTTTCGCGGGTGTTTGAGGAAAATGGGCGGATCAAAGGCTATGCAACGTTGCGGCGCTGCCTGAGCGGGTACAAGGTCGGGCCTCTGTTTGCCAACAATCCACAAATCGCGCAGGCGCTTTTGGTTTCCCTTCTGACGACGCTACCCGCCGATCAGGCAAAGGCCGAGGTATTCATCGACAAGCCTAATCCAAACGCACAAGCCATGGAATTGGCCAAACAGTTGGGGCTGACCAAGGTATTTGAAACGGGGCGCATGTATTCCAGTCACGCGCCAGACATCGACCTTGAACGGATATATGGCATCACGACATTCGAACTCGGCTAG
- a CDS encoding Lrp/AsnC family transcriptional regulator — protein MSTCVFIQIRCKPGTTYKVAEEIALREIHSELYSTSGEYDLLLKLYIPETEDVGHFINENLLVIPNIERSLTTMTFKAF, from the coding sequence ATGTCCACCTGCGTTTTCATCCAGATCCGTTGCAAACCCGGTACCACCTACAAAGTGGCCGAAGAGATCGCGCTGCGTGAAATCCATTCCGAACTGTATTCCACAAGCGGCGAATACGACCTGCTGCTGAAGCTCTATATCCCCGAAACCGAGGATGTGGGCCATTTCATCAACGAAAACCTGCTTGTGATTCCCAATATCGAACGCTCGCTGACCACGATGACGTTCAAGGCATTCTAG
- the hisB gene encoding imidazoleglycerol-phosphate dehydratase HisB — protein MRSAKISRQTAETEISVEVNLDGTGQYDNQTGVGFFDHMLDQLARHSLIDMTIRAKGDYHIDDHHTVEDTGIALGQALTQALGDKKGIRRYGECHLPMDDAQVRCALDLSARPFLIWNVDLPTQKIGTFDTELVREFFQALSTHGGITLHIDQLHGFNSHHIAEAAFKAVARALRDAVETDPRKADAIPSTKGAL, from the coding sequence ATGCGCAGCGCTAAGATCAGCCGTCAGACCGCCGAAACCGAGATTTCGGTCGAGGTCAATCTGGACGGCACCGGCCAGTATGACAACCAGACCGGCGTCGGGTTCTTTGACCACATGCTGGACCAGTTGGCGCGCCATTCGCTGATCGACATGACGATCCGGGCCAAGGGTGATTATCACATCGACGACCACCACACGGTCGAGGATACCGGAATCGCGCTGGGTCAGGCGCTGACGCAGGCGCTAGGGGACAAGAAGGGTATTCGCCGCTATGGCGAGTGCCATCTGCCCATGGATGACGCACAAGTACGCTGTGCGCTGGACTTGTCGGCTCGTCCGTTCCTGATCTGGAATGTGGACCTGCCGACGCAAAAGATCGGCACGTTCGACACCGAGCTGGTGCGCGAGTTCTTTCAGGCGCTCAGCACCCATGGCGGGATCACCCTGCATATTGATCAGTTGCATGGCTTCAACAGCCACCACATTGCCGAGGCCGCTTTCAAGGCCGTTGCCCGTGCTTTGCGCGATGCGGTCGAAACCGACCCACGCAAGGCGGATGCGATTCCCTCGACTAAGGGCGCGCTGTAG
- the hisH gene encoding imidazole glycerol phosphate synthase subunit HisH, producing MLTAIIDYESGNLHSAEKAFQRMARELDAGEVVVTSDADVVARADRLVLPGDGAFPACAAELRGHKGIYDSMVEAVEQKGRPFLGICVGMQLMATKGHEYAETDGLGWVAGDVVKIEPSDSALKVPHMGWNDLVLESDHPVFEGIKSGDHAYFVHSYHFRVMDPTQRLAYVDYGQEVTAVIGRDTMVGMQFHPEKSQDVGLRMIGNFLTWKP from the coding sequence ATGCTGACAGCCATCATTGACTACGAGAGCGGTAACCTGCACTCGGCGGAGAAGGCGTTTCAACGGATGGCCCGCGAACTGGATGCGGGCGAGGTCGTCGTGACATCGGATGCAGATGTTGTCGCGCGGGCTGATCGATTGGTTCTGCCCGGTGATGGCGCTTTCCCGGCATGCGCCGCCGAGTTGCGCGGCCACAAAGGCATCTATGACTCTATGGTTGAAGCCGTTGAACAGAAAGGCCGCCCGTTTCTGGGCATCTGCGTCGGAATGCAGCTGATGGCGACCAAGGGTCATGAATACGCTGAGACCGACGGTCTGGGCTGGGTCGCCGGTGATGTTGTGAAGATCGAGCCCTCGGACAGCGCGCTCAAGGTGCCACATATGGGCTGGAACGATCTGGTTCTGGAAAGCGACCATCCGGTCTTTGAAGGGATAAAATCAGGCGATCACGCCTATTTTGTGCACTCCTACCACTTCCGGGTGATGGATCCGACGCAACGGTTGGCCTATGTGGACTACGGGCAAGAGGTCACGGCCGTGATTGGCCGCGACACTATGGTTGGGATGCAGTTTCACCCTGAGAAAAGCCAAGACGTTGGCCTGCGGATGATCGGCAATTTCCTGACCTGGAAGCCCTGA
- a CDS encoding DUF2147 domain-containing protein translates to MKTYSLAAVFAAMATTAFAADPVDGLWKTAPGDTGGYLHVSISECGSAICGTIDSAFDAQGNQQLEYENLGKQIIWDMIPEGNGSYDDGKIWAPDRDKTYSSKMTLDSQNKLTVKGCAVGGLVCRGQVWTRVQ, encoded by the coding sequence ATGAAGACATATTCTCTTGCAGCGGTCTTCGCTGCGATGGCCACCACCGCCTTTGCTGCCGATCCAGTAGACGGGCTGTGGAAGACCGCTCCGGGCGATACGGGCGGCTATTTGCATGTGTCGATTTCGGAATGTGGCAGCGCCATCTGCGGAACTATCGACAGCGCATTTGATGCTCAAGGCAACCAACAGCTGGAGTACGAAAACCTTGGCAAGCAGATCATCTGGGACATGATCCCCGAGGGCAACGGCAGCTATGACGACGGCAAAATCTGGGCCCCGGATCGCGACAAAACCTATAGCTCGAAAATGACGCTGGACAGCCAGAACAAACTGACCGTTAAGGGATGTGCCGTTGGGGGTCTGGTCTGCCGAGGTCAGGTCTGGACACGGGTTCAGTAA
- the hisA gene encoding 1-(5-phosphoribosyl)-5-[(5-phosphoribosylamino)methylideneamino]imidazole-4-carboxamide isomerase, whose amino-acid sequence MILYPAIDLKDGNAVRLLRGEMDKATVFNEDPAAQARAFVEAGCEWLHLVDLNGAFAGEPVNAAPVEAILKACDVPAQLGGGIRDMATIETWIEKGLARVILGTVAVENPDLVREAAKAFPGKVAVGIDARNGMVATKGWAEETDVQVTDLAHSFEDAGVAAIIYTDINRDGAMQGPNIEATAALAQAVSIPVIASGGVSSLDDLIALRDCGVELNGAISGRALYDGAIDLKEAIRALN is encoded by the coding sequence ATGATCCTCTACCCCGCCATCGATCTGAAAGACGGCAACGCCGTGCGCCTGCTGCGTGGTGAAATGGATAAGGCGACGGTCTTTAACGAAGACCCTGCTGCGCAGGCCCGCGCCTTTGTCGAGGCTGGTTGCGAGTGGCTGCATCTGGTTGATCTGAACGGTGCTTTTGCCGGGGAGCCTGTTAATGCGGCACCCGTTGAGGCAATTCTGAAAGCCTGTGATGTGCCCGCTCAGCTGGGTGGTGGTATCCGGGACATGGCCACAATCGAGACCTGGATCGAAAAAGGTCTGGCGCGGGTGATTCTGGGCACCGTTGCAGTCGAAAACCCAGATCTGGTGCGCGAAGCTGCCAAAGCCTTCCCGGGCAAGGTAGCCGTCGGTATAGATGCACGAAACGGCATGGTTGCCACCAAGGGCTGGGCCGAAGAGACCGACGTACAGGTCACCGATCTGGCGCACAGTTTCGAGGACGCTGGCGTGGCAGCGATCATCTATACAGACATCAACCGCGACGGTGCGATGCAGGGTCCGAATATCGAAGCCACGGCGGCGCTCGCGCAGGCGGTTTCGATTCCGGTAATTGCCTCGGGCGGCGTCAGCTCACTGGACGACCTGATCGCCCTGCGTGATTGTGGCGTCGAGTTGAACGGCGCGATCTCTGGCCGCGCGCTATATGATGGCGCGATTGACCTAAAAGAGGCCATTCGCGCCCTGAACTGA
- a CDS encoding DUF302 domain-containing protein — protein MRQLLLASILTFGGALSAMADDIIKVETNKSVAEALDALEAAVGNAGATVFARVDHAAGAEKVGTPIPANQVLIFGNPALGTPAMQIDPRAGLFLPLKVQAYEDANGQVWLAYEDPKETMDELDEVEKSPIIEKMRGALAKLTAAAAQ, from the coding sequence ATGCGACAACTTCTTTTGGCTTCAATTCTCACATTCGGAGGCGCCCTGTCCGCCATGGCTGACGACATCATCAAAGTGGAAACCAACAAATCCGTGGCCGAGGCGCTGGACGCGCTGGAAGCCGCCGTGGGTAATGCGGGCGCCACCGTGTTTGCCCGCGTGGATCACGCGGCGGGGGCGGAAAAGGTCGGAACGCCAATCCCGGCCAATCAGGTGCTGATTTTCGGCAACCCTGCTCTGGGCACTCCCGCCATGCAGATCGACCCGCGCGCGGGGCTGTTCTTGCCGCTGAAGGTGCAGGCCTACGAAGACGCAAACGGACAGGTCTGGCTGGCTTATGAAGATCCGAAAGAGACGATGGACGAGCTCGACGAAGTAGAGAAATCCCCCATCATCGAAAAGATGCGCGGCGCTTTGGCGAAACTGACCGCCGCCGCTGCTCAATAA
- the hisF gene encoding imidazole glycerol phosphate synthase subunit HisF — MLKTRIIPCLDVADGRVVKGVNFVGLRDAGDPVESAKAYDAAGADEICFLDIHATHENRGTMFDVVQRTAEQCFVPLTVGGGVRTKDDVRALLLAGADKVSFNSAAVANPDVIAEAADQFGSQCIVCAIDAKTVSPGKWEIFTHGGRKPTGIDAVEFAKTVVAKGAGEILLTSMDRDGTKAGFNLPLTRAISDAVEVPVIASGGVGNLDHLVEGVTKGGASAVLAASIFHFGEYTIHEAKEHMAAAGIPMRLT; from the coding sequence ATGCTGAAAACCCGCATCATTCCCTGTTTGGATGTCGCCGATGGCCGTGTGGTCAAAGGTGTGAATTTCGTTGGCCTGCGCGATGCCGGTGACCCCGTGGAATCGGCCAAGGCATACGACGCCGCCGGAGCGGATGAGATCTGCTTTCTGGACATTCATGCGACGCATGAGAACCGCGGCACGATGTTCGATGTGGTCCAACGCACGGCAGAGCAGTGCTTTGTGCCTCTGACTGTAGGTGGTGGCGTGCGCACCAAAGATGACGTGCGGGCCCTGTTGCTGGCGGGGGCTGATAAGGTCAGCTTTAACTCGGCCGCCGTCGCGAATCCGGACGTCATCGCCGAAGCAGCGGATCAGTTCGGCAGCCAATGCATTGTCTGCGCCATTGACGCCAAGACCGTCAGCCCCGGCAAGTGGGAGATTTTCACCCATGGCGGGCGCAAGCCAACAGGCATCGACGCGGTTGAATTTGCCAAAACCGTTGTCGCCAAGGGCGCGGGGGAAATCCTGCTAACCTCGATGGATCGCGATGGTACCAAGGCCGGGTTCAACCTGCCTCTGACCCGCGCGATCAGTGACGCGGTGGAAGTGCCGGTGATCGCCAGCGGGGGCGTGGGCAATCTGGACCATCTTGTCGAAGGTGTGACTAAAGGTGGGGCCAGCGCGGTGCTTGCCGCCTCGATCTTCCATTTCGGCGAATACACCATCCACGAGGCCAAAGAGCATATGGCCGCCGCTGGCATTCCGATGAGGCTGACATGA
- a CDS encoding phosphoribosyl-ATP diphosphatase, producing the protein MSILHDLAATIEARKGADPDSSWTAKLLAKGPEKCAEKFGEEAIEAIIEAAKGDREKLTSEAADVLYHLLVMLAARDVALDDVLGELARRQGTSGITEKASRPKD; encoded by the coding sequence ATGAGCATTCTGCACGATCTGGCGGCTACGATTGAAGCCCGTAAAGGGGCAGACCCAGACAGCAGCTGGACCGCCAAGCTGTTGGCCAAAGGTCCCGAGAAATGTGCCGAGAAATTCGGCGAAGAAGCCATTGAGGCAATCATCGAAGCCGCCAAAGGGGACAGGGAAAAACTGACCTCCGAGGCGGCTGATGTGCTTTATCACCTGCTAGTGATGCTGGCTGCGCGCGATGTTGCGCTGGATGATGTGCTGGGCGAACTGGCCCGTCGACAGGGCACCAGCGGCATCACGGAAAAGGCATCCCGACCAAAAGACTAA
- a CDS encoding VOC family protein gives MIAYVTVGVDDITRAERFYSAFLPALGYALERYHGDLSYALPVPPGQSPVQPEFYVKSPFDGGAASAGNGSMVAFEARTQQQVRDLHAAALAAGGSDEGQPGFRASYGPNFYVGYLRDPQGNKIALFSSNPNEPGRDG, from the coding sequence ATGATTGCTTATGTGACTGTTGGTGTTGACGATATCACGCGTGCCGAGCGGTTTTATTCGGCGTTCCTGCCCGCCCTTGGTTATGCGTTGGAGCGGTATCACGGAGACTTGAGCTATGCGCTGCCAGTGCCGCCGGGGCAATCCCCGGTTCAGCCCGAGTTCTATGTAAAATCACCCTTTGATGGAGGCGCGGCTTCGGCTGGCAACGGGTCCATGGTGGCGTTTGAGGCGCGCACCCAACAGCAGGTTCGCGACCTTCACGCCGCTGCGCTTGCCGCAGGCGGGTCTGACGAAGGCCAGCCGGGCTTTCGCGCCTCGTATGGTCCGAATTTCTATGTCGGCTATCTGCGCGATCCTCAGGGCAACAAAATCGCGCTGTTTTCCAGCAATCCAAACGAGCCTGGGCGCGACGGGTAA
- a CDS encoding CoA-binding protein: MNDYSDDVLTQILRRTKVVAVVGVSMNPVRPSYYVARYLSLKGYRVIPVNPGHAGKMLFGQTVQASLSDIPEPVDMVDIFRRSEAVPPIVDEALDAFPDLRTIWMQIGVEHAEAAAKAQARDIDVVMNRCPKIEYQRLFGELRMGGFATGVISSKL; this comes from the coding sequence ATGAATGACTACTCCGACGATGTTCTGACCCAAATCCTTAGGCGCACCAAAGTGGTTGCGGTGGTTGGGGTTTCAATGAACCCGGTGCGGCCCAGCTATTACGTGGCGCGGTATCTGTCGCTCAAGGGATATCGGGTGATTCCGGTCAATCCGGGCCATGCAGGCAAGATGCTGTTTGGCCAGACGGTGCAGGCTTCGCTGTCCGATATTCCCGAGCCCGTCGATATGGTTGACATCTTTCGCCGCTCCGAGGCCGTGCCACCCATTGTCGACGAGGCGCTGGATGCGTTTCCCGACTTGCGCACCATCTGGATGCAGATCGGAGTTGAACATGCCGAGGCCGCTGCTAAAGCGCAGGCCCGCGATATCGACGTAGTCATGAACCGCTGCCCCAAGATCGAATATCAGCGCTTGTTTGGCGAACTGCGTATGGGTGGGTTTGCGACTGGAGTGATTTCGTCCAAGCTGTGA
- a CDS encoding YHS domain-containing (seleno)protein, protein MFYVDDGMAVSGYDAVSYFKAGAPELGQPDIALMWKGAIWRFASEENRDRFERNPRAYAPQFGGYCAYAMAKGLLSSTDPMAWQIVDGRLYLTHSEAIERIWERDVTNYIREAEGHWPAVLYQ, encoded by the coding sequence ATGTTCTACGTGGACGATGGGATGGCGGTCTCAGGCTATGATGCGGTTTCTTATTTCAAGGCTGGAGCACCAGAGTTGGGTCAGCCCGACATAGCGCTGATGTGGAAGGGTGCGATTTGGCGGTTTGCGTCAGAGGAAAATCGCGATCGATTTGAACGCAATCCGCGCGCCTATGCCCCGCAGTTTGGTGGTTACTGCGCCTATGCGATGGCGAAAGGTCTGCTAAGCAGTACCGATCCCATGGCATGGCAGATTGTGGATGGGCGGTTATATCTGACCCACTCGGAAGCGATCGAACGTATCTGGGAACGCGATGTCACCAATTACATCCGCGAGGCCGAGGGGCATTGGCCTGCGGTTCTTTACCAATAA